The genomic segment tgaaccagctgctgaccagttgaactgaaccagctgctgaccaactgaaactgaaccagttgaactgaatgaccagtcgggaaaatgtccagcaagccGAATTtaaccgttgcaattccagaaacagtacataaaatttccaaacggtcatattcttgtgtctaacgtatataccagtgttggagcctataaacacaacatcttgaagatcaaacaagagctttggaagaggattcaaagcatgggcagttagcatgaagaaatcagctagttgagagcacaagcccttgtgtgaccACTTTATGCAGAGAGCTTCCAGCGTTCACACTGCTAGTCCTCCGCTCTCTTGGATTCTTTTCAAGGCTCCCAGATCTCTTAGTCCACAGTCAACAAGTCAGcctttatttttatattcatgAGCTTCCAGGCACAGATGGCATCATCCAATCCGTAATTTGGTTACGCCTTTCAAAAACTGTGGAGCTTCCCAAGTATGTATTTCGTTAACTTGATTTCTTTTTCTTGAGAAGGCTACAAGTTTCCCACAAGTATTTGAttgttctatgaatgatgaCGCATAGTGCTTACgcttctttttgtatttttgctGATAATTTTTCTGTTAAATATTGTTGACGAATGGTTCTTTGGTTGATTCAAGATCCCAATTCGGCAATTTGATTACTTTTGGAGTATTCCTTTGTCTTTTGTTATTTGTCTGTGCTTTAGTAGTATTATTGAGCAGAACAGTTGACAGAACTCAGTTCTTTGAATTAGCTATGGAAGAATATAGTTTGATGACTACAGATGGGACTGTGGATTATCGTGGTACTGGTAACCCTGCCGTGGAAGAAGGTAATTTGATCACTACAGATGGGACTGTGGATTATCGTGGTAACCCTGCCAAAAAGACTGAAACTGGAACATGGAGAGCCTGTCCTTACATTTTAGGTACTGATAACAACAATAATCTTGAAAGCcatgaaaatgttttgaaatttcttgtATTTAAAAGTCAATATAACCCAAGCCTCGTCCGTTTTCTGGAAAAAGGGCgatgaattttttatttaattcttttaaaattGCGGCTTTCGTCCCCCAAGTTGATTCCAATTGGGTCGGTACACGGCTTCGTTATGCTTTTAAATGTTCTGCATGAAAAAATTGTCTAGTAATGTTTTTAACTTGGGGTGGCAGGAAATGAGTGCTGTGAAAGATTAGCATACTATGGCATGAGCTCCAATCTAGtgttttatttcaagaaaagaCTTGGCCAACACAGCACAACTGCTTCCAACAATGTGACGAATTGGTCGGGAACGTGCTATATCACACCACTCATTGGAGCCTTTGTGGCTGATGCATATCTTGGAAGATACTGGACAATAGCATGCTTTTCTAccatttatgttattgtaagtTTTTAGTGATTCTGCTAGTTAGATGTTGCAGAATCATTGTCATGGTTGAAATTCGAGGGGCCAGTAAATTTTGATTCATAGTCATGCTTTGcttttaaaacaaaaagaaacCGTTTTTCTTGAATCTCGACGGGTACGGTACAGGGAAATGGTTAGATTGTATAATGTCATCATATGCAGGGTAGGTTTATGCTTTATCCTTGGATTGAACTTACTGATATAGGTGTAAAAAAGGAACTGAGAAAAAGTGACGTCTATTTTTGAATCTCAAATGCAGGGGATGACGTTGCTGACATTATCGGCATCAGTCCCAGGCCTAAAACCAACTTGCCATGGAAACGACAACTGTTACGCGTCAAAAATGCAAGCTGTTATTTGCTTCGTAGCACTTTACCTTGTAGCACTTGGGACTGGTGGGATCAAGCCATGCGTTTCCTCCTTTGGGGCCGATCagcacaatcactcacacatatacaaagAGTTTGTGTaaaacccgtaaatcagactacgtataagtcatgcataatttctagcatttaaagtaaaatgatttttattattattgcatgagtatttattctttccttttaaatctaattattttatgcagtagtttaaattttatcttttcagttaattcagtgaggccggactggagttggagttttgagataaaatttaagatttagaaatcattcccagaatttattttatctagctaataagttaatttaaggaattatttaagtaacttgaggtaagtaggaaataagttcatttaggtttcataattaatgtgttaattcactaaattatttaaaggataggtaaggctctaaaatttaaaatacactaactaaacaatattttccctccatttattagattAATTTCGGTCACCCCTTAAGTGAGATaacaattctttgacaactctcaacttttgaccctttccttgtcattTCTTAACATGATAATCCTTTCTTTTATTAAccaccattaattaataatagatcattatcctagccttgtttaGCATGAAGAATCGGTCACCCCATCAatccctccaacaatcattttgatatcaaaccatttcaaattcaaaatagagcaagacttggtcttgccatcccttttatattgcaaccccatccatctctcctaaccatcattcccccttcCTCACCACCAAAATTCAGAGGAAAAACCAGAGAGAAATCGTGAGGTAGCCATAGAAAataggagagaaaaatcgagtagaagcaagaacaagaagatcactccgtctcctccgtgccgcgccATCGTCtcgttcgtttttctttcaaaacgaaccaaggcatgtttatatttattgactcttcaatcaagtcataataatattttaaaacatcatgtgTGCATCAATCATGAAggagaaaaccgaaattttcagcaacaagaacaagaaataaattctgcacagatttcgTTTCTATTATGCTTCACATTGGGTATGTTTCATTTCGATTTCAGGGGTGGCTCGTTCCATGGGCTCGAGGctgcatatagacatgtactaggacatgttagggtcacTGAAGAACGTTGGTTTCAGCCCCATACCCACTGGAAGTCTAGAACGACAGCAACACGTCCCTATTGCCATTTGTGTTCGATTTTCTTATGGTTGCTGTCAAAGGCTGAtggttctgatcttggctgccctctGGGCTATAGCCATGCTTATAACATCTCATTATTATGTcaaagacgtgaccaagtcgcccttttgaggcttggtccatggtggtatcggttttcaaataaaaaacatGAAACAGCCCCTCGATccccattttttttattctgcATGTAGCTTCGGTTTTGTGGGTTGTGGTGAATCtcggttggcctctggcccttagcccttGTTTGCTCCATACCCCTTGACgcctagatcgtgccatggtcaatcaaatggccactggaatggtccGTGGCAGCAAGCAAAGCCGATAACCCCACGCGCGCAGAattgctctcgggtgggacttttCGGTCGGGTTCATGgcgtggttcgaattgtggctggcctagggcccttagccatggttcaaatcattccttagtaTCTTGGgaagaggctttggtcggtggtgcaagccccaatggccggtagtctcgaaaacgacgcaaggaaacgaaGGCGCTGCtgttgtattttgtggacagcaagtggGGCGTCGGTTCAGAGGTGCATTTCgtgttcttggttggcttttagcctatggccttggactggacagtacctcatcaagttgggaaggtcatgtttttggtcgtttgtgattcggatcattttagaggtcgtacgaggaattacggtgcgatgtgctaaattaactctcgaaagagcgtttcttgttttggcctccattcaccgaaatttcggcccttaccattttaggagcattatttcatcattttaagtgtattttaatcatgactaaatgatggttcggtgtttgttcgggttggcacggagtcatgattaaatacgaagtcgttgggcgtaattgtctcctttttggattcaattacaaaattGGGTCAAGAAAATcgtttgcatatttttcatgttaaaatttaggtcgcagcgagcctgggaacgatccaatccctgtggtaaaataataaagGATATTTCATtacgccatttaattatattacgtgcataaaaatataaaatattcatttttttgagatttatgcgatattgcttgtggccatttcactatcatgggattattgcatcacccggtcgtcagttaccggttcaTTTCaattcagttccacccagtatactgtggcagtagcctgatcagacgattattacttcacccggtcg from the Primulina tabacum isolate GXHZ01 chromosome 16, ASM2559414v2, whole genome shotgun sequence genome contains:
- the LOC142528353 gene encoding protein NRT1/ PTR FAMILY 8.1-like, encoding MEEYSLMTTDGTVDYRGTGNPAVEEGNLITTDGTVDYRGNPAKKTETGTWRACPYILGNECCERLAYYGMSSNLVFYFKKRLGQHSTTASNNVTNWSGTCYITPLIGAFVADAYLGRYWTIACFSTIYVIGMTLLTLSASVPGLKPTCHGNDNCYASKMQAVICFVALYLVALGTGGIKPCVSSFGADQHNHSHIYKEFV